Proteins co-encoded in one Lacerta agilis isolate rLacAgi1 chromosome 6, rLacAgi1.pri, whole genome shotgun sequence genomic window:
- the TOR3A gene encoding torsin-3A: MCRALHHSPLLCFCLCFLLTGAQGQARQSKPWERRDTAQSSASQGSEHYEQLRNHLGTMRALSRRYWQLLACRLWQEDCEEEAAEKNERMRTVMMEEEEDEEEGGGGTVIVEHQGWSLPMVREIVSSWYCSLGKCCATGDCRVTNNITGLELELGRRLHGQHLAKDVVLKAVQGFLETPQPEKALALSFHGWSGTGKNFVARIMAEHLYQDGLKSDCVKVFISPFHFPHSKYVDIYKVQLAKQISETVQQCEQSLFIFDEAEKLHGDLLDGLKPFMDHYDSIDTVDYRRSIFLFLSNTGSNIINEVALDFWRAGRAREEITMDSLEQYLRTELLESTDEGYARNRLLEENLIDFLVPFLPLEYRHVKLCARDAFLARGLQFTEEALDEVARMMVFVPKEEKLFSAQGCKSVSQRINYFLP, encoded by the exons ATGTGCAGGGCTTTGCATCACAGCCCTTTGCTGTGTTTCTGCCTCTGCTTTTTGCTGACAGGAGCACAGGGGCAAGCGAGGCAAAGCAAGCCTTGGGAGCGCAGAGACACAGCTCAGAGCTCAGCCTCGCAGGGCAGTGAACACTACGAGCAGCTGAGGAATCACCTGGGGACCATGAGGGCCCTGTCCAGGAGGTATTGGCAGCTCCTGGCCTGCCGGTTGTGGCAGGAGGACTGCGAAGAAGAAGCGGCAGAGAAGAATGAGAGAATGAGGACcgtgatgatggaggaggaggaggatgaagaggaaggaggaggaggcacggTCATCGTGGAACACCAAG GGTGGAGCTTGCCCATGGTGAGGGAGATCGTCTCCAGCTGGTACTGCAGCCTTGGCAAGTGCTGTGCAACGGGAGACTGCAGAGTGACCAACAACATCACAG GGTTGGAGCTGGAGCTGGGCAGGCGACTCCATGGACAACACTTAGCAAAAGATGTTGTCCTGAAAGCTGTCCAAGGCTTCCTGGAAACCCCTCAGCCAGAGAAAGCCTTGGCCCTTTCCTTCCACGGCTGGTCTGGCACAGGCAAGAACTTCGTGGCCCGGATAATGGCAGAACACCTCTACCAGGATGGCTTGAAAAGCGACTGTGTCAAAGTCTTCATCTCACCATTTCACTTCCCTCATTCCAAGTACGTGGATATTTACAAG GTTCAGCTCGCAAAACAGATCAGTGAGACGGTCCAACAGTGTGAGCAGTCACTGTTCATCTTTGATGAGGCAGAGAAGCTTCACGGTGACCTCCTAGATGGCTTAAagcccttcatggatcactacGACAGCATTGATACAGTGGATTACCGGAGATCCATCTTCTTATTCCTCAG TAACACTGGCAGCAACATCATTAATGAGGTGGCTCTTGACTTCTGGCGCGCTGGTCGAGCCAGAGAGGAAATAACCATGGATTCCTTAGAACAGTACCTACGGACGGAGCTGCTGGAGTCCACAG ATGAGGGTTATGCCCGCAACCGCCTTCTGGAAGAGAATCTCATAGACTTCCTGGTACCGTTCCTGCCCTTGGAGTACCGCCACGTGAAGCTGTGTGCCCGAGATGCTTTCCTTGCCCGGGGCCTTCAGTTCACCGAAGAGGCACTGGATGAGGTTGCAAGGATGATGGTGTTCGTCCCCAAGGAGGAGAAACTTTTCTCAGCCCAGGGTTGCAAGTCAGTCTCTCAGCGTATAAACTACTTCCTTCCCTGA